One window from the genome of Mycolicibacterium gadium encodes:
- a CDS encoding potassium channel family protein yields MRDWVIAVVGSLLVAVVVRDVFHTLFHPIGHGSIAPQVMRFVWRLLRLFPSDRRIASLTGPLGIALVVLTWGAIAIVGWAMLYFALMPEGFAYSSELNPVERNTVFDSLYVSLVTIGTLGFGDIVPTSPWLRVIVPLEALFGFMLLTAAVSWVLQIYPALHRRRVLALQLSTLRQGRRANPDLGVDSVPTDVLAGLANSVVEARNDFTQYGATYYFRDLEADASLAFSLEYATDLAREATASEQPQTRLAGAMLSAAVDSLVGLLDEEFLQLGGDTDAVIKAYAQDHRHTD; encoded by the coding sequence GTGAGGGACTGGGTGATCGCGGTAGTCGGGTCCCTACTCGTGGCAGTGGTGGTTCGCGACGTTTTCCACACACTGTTTCATCCGATCGGCCACGGCAGTATCGCACCGCAAGTGATGAGGTTCGTCTGGCGGCTACTGCGGCTATTCCCCTCGGATCGCCGTATCGCTTCACTGACGGGCCCACTCGGGATCGCCCTGGTGGTGTTGACTTGGGGAGCGATAGCGATCGTCGGGTGGGCGATGCTGTACTTCGCGCTGATGCCAGAAGGTTTCGCCTACAGTTCAGAGCTGAATCCCGTTGAACGCAATACGGTGTTCGACTCGCTGTACGTGTCGCTGGTGACCATCGGCACGCTCGGTTTCGGCGACATCGTGCCCACGTCGCCGTGGCTTCGCGTGATCGTCCCACTCGAGGCGCTGTTCGGATTCATGCTTCTCACGGCGGCGGTATCGTGGGTTCTCCAGATCTATCCCGCCCTTCACCGCAGACGCGTTTTGGCGCTTCAACTCTCGACTCTGAGGCAGGGGCGCCGAGCCAATCCCGACCTCGGTGTCGATAGTGTTCCCACCGACGTTCTCGCTGGACTGGCCAACTCGGTTGTCGAAGCCCGGAACGACTTCACGCAGTACGGTGCGACCTATTATTTTCGCGACCTCGAAGCAGACGCGTCATTGGCGTTCTCGCTGGAATATGCGACCGATCTCGCTAGGGAGGCTACGGCGAGTGAACAGCCGCAGACACGACTCGCCGGTGCCATGCTCTCAGCCGCGGTGGACAGCCTCGTCGGCCTGCTCGACGAAGAGTTCCTGCAACTCGGTGGTGACACTGACGCCGTCATCAAGGCCTACGCGCAGGACCACCGACATACCGACTGA
- a CDS encoding 3-oxoacyl-ACP synthase III family protein translates to MTHTDWLVKEPTAGTPDAPFRARLAGAGRRLPTTHLGTDELMSTTRHRTHIDLERLTGIRERRVSVGDEDSYSLATAAAIDCLDKAQVDPASVDVVISCSITKFRDGLTQWLEPTMSAGVAHAIGAPNAMTFDLSNACAGMLSGVTVANNWIRQGSVQRVLVVSGEYISQLSQNAARHIRTIMSKELASLTLGDAGAALLLERAAPGSAGIELAGFTTVAQYSRLCLAYPKGGEPAARMFTDARGIHQAAMSNTPVLLHEVLEAVGISIHDIDHVITHQTSARAIRKGMARVSAAFGDSPRHDAVITVDRYGNTASTTHTVALVEELEAGSIRPGETVALIALASGLEIGVVLLTLDEKMVERYGHCD, encoded by the coding sequence ATGACACACACGGACTGGCTGGTCAAGGAGCCCACAGCGGGGACTCCCGACGCGCCGTTCCGCGCGCGGTTGGCGGGCGCCGGGCGGCGCCTGCCGACGACGCACCTGGGCACCGATGAGCTGATGTCGACGACACGGCATCGCACGCACATCGACCTGGAACGACTGACCGGCATCAGGGAACGCCGCGTCTCGGTAGGAGATGAAGACTCCTACAGCCTCGCCACGGCGGCGGCAATAGACTGCCTGGACAAGGCCCAGGTCGACCCCGCATCAGTCGACGTGGTGATCAGCTGCAGCATCACGAAGTTCCGGGATGGCCTCACGCAGTGGCTCGAGCCGACAATGAGCGCTGGAGTCGCGCATGCCATCGGGGCGCCCAATGCCATGACGTTCGATCTGTCGAACGCATGCGCAGGAATGCTGAGCGGCGTCACGGTCGCCAACAACTGGATTCGGCAGGGCTCGGTCCAACGGGTGCTGGTGGTCAGCGGCGAATACATTTCGCAGTTGAGCCAGAATGCGGCCAGACACATCCGCACCATCATGAGTAAGGAGCTCGCCTCCCTGACCCTCGGCGACGCGGGTGCCGCGCTGCTACTCGAAAGGGCCGCACCTGGATCCGCGGGTATCGAGCTTGCGGGCTTCACCACCGTCGCCCAATACAGTCGACTCTGTCTGGCGTACCCCAAGGGCGGTGAACCTGCTGCGCGAATGTTCACCGATGCACGCGGAATCCACCAGGCCGCTATGTCGAACACTCCGGTGCTACTACACGAAGTTCTTGAAGCGGTGGGCATCTCGATACACGACATCGATCATGTGATCACCCACCAGACCTCGGCACGCGCTATTCGCAAAGGGATGGCGCGGGTTTCCGCTGCCTTTGGCGACAGCCCTCGACACGATGCGGTGATCACTGTCGACCGCTACGGCAACACGGCATCGACCACCCATACGGTCGCCCTGGTCGAGGAACTCGAGGCGGGAAGCATCCGGCCCGGTGAAACGGTCGCATTGATCGCGCTGGCGTCCGGCCTGGAAATCGGAGTCGTCCTCTTGACGCTGGACGAGAAAATGGTGGAACGCTATGGGCACTGTGATTGA
- a CDS encoding 3-oxoacyl-[acyl-carrier-protein] synthase III C-terminal domain-containing protein, giving the protein MGTVIDAVGSADGRWRTRHSALHLAVESAEDCLRHAGRAAREIDLLINAGIYRDRNLAEPALAALIQQDVGANPEEPHENGHGTFSFDVANGSCGLLTALQIADGFLKSRVIRCAMVVTSDADPGHGMSERFPFAAAGASLLCTWSDDDRGLGPTYWQNLLDQGESLSATVGLVDHRNVLRFHQSSSLDQKFADAASRAVDRCLRDASLTIDDVDAIVATPPRPQYRAELAVHLGVSPERITMADDERLHTASLASAFHRAATAVGAPGLILIVAAGAGVTAGAALYRM; this is encoded by the coding sequence ATGGGCACTGTGATTGATGCCGTCGGCTCCGCCGATGGACGCTGGCGCACACGACACAGCGCCCTTCATCTCGCGGTCGAGTCGGCCGAGGATTGCCTGCGCCATGCCGGACGCGCCGCACGGGAGATCGATCTGTTGATCAATGCCGGGATCTATCGCGATCGCAATCTGGCCGAGCCGGCGCTGGCCGCACTGATACAGCAGGATGTCGGCGCCAACCCCGAAGAACCACACGAAAACGGCCATGGCACATTCTCGTTCGACGTCGCGAACGGATCCTGCGGTCTCCTCACGGCGCTACAAATCGCCGACGGCTTCCTGAAGTCACGCGTGATCAGGTGCGCCATGGTGGTGACCAGCGATGCCGACCCCGGACACGGAATGAGCGAAAGATTCCCGTTCGCGGCGGCCGGCGCATCACTCTTGTGCACGTGGTCGGACGACGACCGCGGACTCGGGCCAACGTACTGGCAGAATCTCCTGGACCAAGGAGAATCTCTCTCCGCCACAGTCGGGCTGGTGGATCACCGAAATGTACTTCGCTTTCACCAATCATCCTCACTGGACCAGAAATTCGCTGACGCTGCATCACGAGCCGTTGACCGGTGCCTTCGCGATGCATCGCTGACGATCGACGACGTCGACGCAATTGTCGCAACTCCGCCCAGGCCGCAGTATCGCGCCGAACTCGCGGTCCACCTCGGTGTGTCACCAGAAAGAATCACGATGGCTGACGACGAAAGACTGCACACCGCCTCCTTGGCGTCTGCGTTCCACCGGGCGGCCACCGCCGTCGGGGCGCCCGGCCTGATTCTCATCGTCGCTGCCGGTGCTGGAGTGACAGCCGGCGCAGCACTGTACCGGATGTGA
- a CDS encoding Acg family FMN-binding oxidoreductase, with translation MTQAIPSFAVIQDAVRLACRAPSLHNSQPWRWVAETSTLHLFADFTRVMNAADPEGREIYLSCGAALDHLTVAMAAFGWEANVQRFPDPDDPLHVAAVTFDSAPPGMAADSRAHALAIGRRYTDRRPFEAPADWARFEVLLRQTVIPHHVMFDTVLDNARPTLATVSRLTATIRTNDPSYRAEMNWWTSPFASGDGVPQSALLSVEAAGHIDVGRRFPSPYAATHAEDVEVDRSKIVVLSTHHEDARLDVLRCGEALSAVLLQCTASGLATCTLTHMTELAQSREIVRELTGQRGMPQLLIRIGYPRPADAALAATPRRPLADVLERRG, from the coding sequence ATGACACAAGCGATACCGAGTTTCGCGGTGATCCAAGACGCCGTACGTTTGGCCTGCCGCGCTCCGTCGCTGCACAATAGCCAGCCATGGCGCTGGGTGGCTGAAACTTCGACACTCCATCTTTTTGCCGATTTCACGCGAGTGATGAACGCCGCTGACCCCGAAGGCCGCGAGATCTACCTCAGTTGTGGCGCCGCACTCGATCATCTGACGGTTGCGATGGCCGCCTTCGGATGGGAAGCGAACGTGCAGCGCTTTCCCGATCCTGACGATCCTCTACACGTGGCGGCGGTCACCTTCGATTCGGCGCCGCCGGGAATGGCCGCAGACAGTCGAGCGCACGCGCTGGCGATCGGCAGGCGCTACACCGACCGGCGACCCTTTGAGGCTCCTGCTGATTGGGCGAGATTCGAAGTGCTGCTTCGTCAGACCGTCATCCCCCACCACGTGATGTTCGACACCGTGCTCGATAATGCGCGGCCCACTTTGGCGACCGTCTCCCGACTTACCGCGACGATCCGGACGAACGACCCCTCCTATCGAGCGGAAATGAATTGGTGGACCTCACCTTTCGCATCTGGGGACGGTGTCCCGCAATCCGCGTTGTTATCAGTCGAAGCAGCAGGACATATCGATGTGGGCCGACGTTTTCCCAGTCCGTACGCCGCTACCCACGCTGAAGACGTCGAAGTTGACCGGTCCAAAATCGTGGTCCTGTCCACCCATCACGAAGATGCGCGGCTGGACGTATTACGTTGCGGAGAGGCGCTATCAGCGGTACTCCTCCAATGCACGGCAAGCGGGCTGGCGACGTGCACGCTCACACATATGACCGAACTGGCTCAAAGCCGGGAGATTGTCCGTGAATTGACGGGTCAACGGGGAATGCCTCAGTTGCTGATCAGGATCGGATATCCCCGGCCCGCGGATGCGGCATTGGCCGCTACACCGCGCAGGCCGCTGGCCGATGTGCTCGAACGACGTGGCTAA
- a CDS encoding erythromycin esterase family protein, whose product MTRASGVLKGKARRVFRDRREAGRVLAGMLGAYRGREGVVVLGLPRGGIPVAWEVAAALAAPLDTFVVRKLGAPGHEEFAVGALASGGRVVVNDDVLRALRVTPQQLRDVAEREGRELIRRETAYRGGRPPLDLANKTVILVDDGLATGASMLAAVQALREMEPAEIVIAVPAAPESTCREFSAIVDDVVCASMPTPFLAVGESFWDFRQVSDQEVRDLLATPTTGFATVGIRIEETAAEVIDRVAIDAPGGVPPFEVLDEIIGDARIVLIGESSHGTDEFYRARAEITKWLIEEKGFSAVAAEADWPDAYRVNRYVRGSGEDRTADDALRGFERFPAWMWRNVVVRDFVDWLHDHNQRARTLRGPEAGFYGLDLYSLHRSMQEVIAYLDTVDPQAAARARARYACFDHTSADDGQAYGFAAAFGAGLSCEREAIEQLVEMQRAALEYAQRDGLVAEDEAFYAQQNAQTVRDAEVYYRAMFSGRVTSWNLRDRHMAHTLNALVAHLGRHHDQQPARVVVWAHNSHVGDARATEVGGDGQLTLGQLVRERYGDDSRLIGFTTYSGTVTAASEWGGIAERRFVRPALNGSVEELFHETERSEFLVSSSVSRDATDPLDVVRLGRAIGVIYQPATERQSHYYHVRPGEQFDAIIHIDRTRALEPLEVTSLWTAGETPETYPTGL is encoded by the coding sequence ATGACTCGTGCCTCAGGGGTGTTGAAGGGCAAAGCCAGACGCGTCTTTCGCGACCGTCGCGAAGCTGGTCGTGTGCTGGCCGGCATGCTCGGCGCATACCGTGGACGCGAAGGTGTCGTGGTGCTCGGCTTGCCTCGCGGCGGCATTCCCGTCGCGTGGGAAGTGGCGGCCGCTTTGGCTGCGCCCCTTGATACCTTTGTCGTGCGGAAGCTCGGGGCGCCCGGTCATGAGGAGTTCGCCGTCGGCGCCTTGGCCAGCGGCGGGCGCGTCGTCGTCAATGACGACGTACTGCGGGCGCTACGAGTCACGCCGCAACAGCTGCGCGACGTCGCCGAACGCGAGGGCCGAGAGCTCATCCGGCGTGAGACCGCCTACCGCGGCGGTCGGCCTCCGCTGGATCTGGCGAACAAGACCGTGATTCTCGTCGACGATGGTCTTGCGACCGGTGCCAGCATGTTGGCCGCAGTGCAGGCCCTGCGGGAGATGGAACCTGCCGAAATCGTGATCGCGGTTCCGGCGGCCCCCGAATCGACCTGCCGCGAGTTCTCAGCGATCGTCGACGACGTTGTCTGTGCGTCGATGCCGACACCATTTCTCGCAGTCGGGGAGTCGTTCTGGGATTTTCGGCAGGTGAGCGACCAAGAGGTGCGTGACCTGCTCGCCACTCCGACAACAGGTTTCGCTACTGTCGGTATACGCATCGAGGAGACCGCCGCGGAGGTGATCGACCGCGTTGCGATCGACGCGCCCGGCGGCGTTCCGCCGTTCGAAGTGCTCGACGAAATCATCGGCGACGCCCGGATCGTACTGATCGGTGAAAGCTCGCACGGCACAGACGAGTTCTACCGGGCGCGTGCAGAGATCACCAAGTGGTTGATCGAAGAGAAGGGCTTCAGCGCCGTTGCGGCGGAGGCGGACTGGCCGGACGCGTACAGAGTCAACCGATACGTACGTGGGTCGGGCGAAGACCGAACCGCCGACGACGCGTTGCGCGGGTTTGAACGATTCCCTGCTTGGATGTGGCGCAATGTCGTGGTGCGCGACTTCGTCGATTGGCTGCACGATCACAATCAGAGAGCTCGTACTCTCCGTGGACCGGAGGCGGGTTTCTACGGCCTCGACCTCTACAGCCTGCATCGGTCTATGCAAGAAGTGATCGCCTACCTAGACACTGTTGACCCGCAGGCAGCGGCGCGAGCGAGGGCCAGGTACGCCTGCTTCGACCACACATCGGCGGATGACGGTCAGGCGTATGGATTCGCGGCGGCGTTCGGCGCCGGTCTGTCGTGCGAGCGCGAAGCGATCGAGCAACTGGTCGAGATGCAGCGTGCTGCGTTGGAATATGCGCAACGTGACGGACTGGTAGCCGAGGATGAGGCGTTCTACGCTCAGCAGAACGCGCAGACCGTGAGGGACGCAGAGGTCTACTACCGAGCGATGTTCAGCGGCAGAGTCACGTCCTGGAATCTTCGGGATCGGCATATGGCCCATACCCTGAACGCTCTGGTGGCTCACCTGGGTCGGCACCACGACCAGCAGCCCGCCCGCGTCGTGGTGTGGGCGCATAATTCGCATGTCGGCGATGCCAGAGCCACCGAAGTGGGCGGCGACGGGCAGCTGACTCTCGGCCAACTCGTGCGCGAGCGGTACGGGGACGACTCCCGGTTGATCGGCTTTACCACGTACTCGGGCACCGTCACTGCCGCCAGTGAGTGGGGTGGCATCGCCGAACGCAGGTTCGTCAGACCTGCCCTGAACGGTAGTGTCGAGGAACTGTTCCATGAGACGGAGCGTTCCGAATTCTTGGTCTCGTCGTCCGTCAGCCGCGACGCGACCGATCCTCTGGATGTCGTTCGGCTGGGGCGTGCTATCGGCGTCATTTATCAGCCCGCGACGGAACGACAGAGTCACTACTACCACGTTCGCCCCGGTGAGCAGTTCGATGCGATCATCCACATCGACAGAACGCGAGCACTTGAGCCGCTTGAGGTCACAAGTCTGTGGACCGCGGGCGAAACACCCGAGACATATCCTACGGGGCTGTAG
- a CDS encoding DUF1876 domain-containing protein, whose product MTGERSDVVEKNWTVDVSIDEHMGLTRAKARLRWREKEEVGIGTARLNPDDRDIAEIGDELAVGRALSDLGRRLMAVSAHDIESVTHRPAKLQY is encoded by the coding sequence ATGACTGGCGAACGATCGGATGTCGTGGAGAAGAACTGGACAGTTGACGTGTCGATCGACGAGCACATGGGGCTCACCAGGGCCAAGGCGCGGCTGCGTTGGCGCGAAAAAGAAGAGGTGGGTATCGGCACGGCGAGGCTCAATCCCGATGACCGGGATATCGCCGAGATCGGTGACGAACTTGCCGTCGGCCGTGCCTTGTCAGATCTGGGGAGACGGTTGATGGCGGTGTCTGCACACGACATCGAGTCCGTCACCCATCGACCGGCGAAATTGCAGTACTGA
- a CDS encoding SRPBCC family protein translates to MIKNGLRLAGATALLYAARRYYRNWGTTKEECQMFLDGDELIAGPVVRSTEAVSIDGPLGAVWPWLVQMGQDRGGLYTFEKLENFAGLRYVNADRTHPEWQHLAPGDTVRLVPKGWMGLRDGFVFKVEEVVDQQSIVLSASVRREWNREWNVVWSFHVIPHWDDRCRLLVRIRTPLRRPGQVLVTELAGPATAFVTRGILLGIKRRVQQQVQAEAAAAKASDDLHRVI, encoded by the coding sequence ATGATCAAGAACGGACTCCGGCTCGCCGGGGCAACGGCGTTGCTGTACGCAGCGCGGCGGTACTACCGCAACTGGGGCACCACAAAGGAAGAGTGCCAGATGTTCCTCGACGGCGATGAGCTCATCGCCGGGCCTGTCGTACGAAGCACCGAAGCGGTGTCAATCGATGGCCCACTCGGCGCGGTCTGGCCATGGCTGGTTCAGATGGGCCAAGATCGCGGCGGCCTGTACACCTTCGAGAAATTGGAGAACTTTGCCGGGTTGCGGTACGTCAACGCAGACCGCACTCATCCTGAGTGGCAACACCTCGCGCCGGGTGACACCGTCAGGCTTGTTCCCAAGGGCTGGATGGGATTACGTGACGGATTCGTGTTCAAGGTGGAGGAAGTCGTCGATCAGCAATCCATCGTGCTCAGCGCTTCAGTTCGCCGGGAATGGAACCGAGAATGGAACGTAGTGTGGTCGTTCCACGTCATTCCTCACTGGGATGATCGCTGCCGGCTTCTCGTTCGCATTCGCACCCCGTTGCGCCGTCCAGGCCAGGTGCTGGTCACCGAGCTCGCGGGACCAGCGACGGCGTTTGTGACGCGGGGGATCTTGCTCGGCATCAAACGCAGGGTCCAACAACAGGTCCAGGCCGAGGCGGCGGCTGCCAAAGCGAGCGACGACCTCCACCGCGTCATCTAG
- a CDS encoding pyridoxamine 5'-phosphate oxidase family protein: MTTPTQPISILSETECWSLMSSVSLGRLVTSVDGQPDIFPVNFVVQHKTVLFRTAEGTKLVSSAINNNVLFEVDDHSAVEGWSVIVKGIARSMRTDAEIDEAERAQLLPWTATVKQHYVRIRPLSISGRRFTFGSEPDREFTIA, translated from the coding sequence ATGACCACACCGACTCAACCGATCTCCATCCTGTCGGAGACGGAATGCTGGAGCCTCATGTCTAGTGTCTCGCTGGGACGGCTCGTCACGAGCGTCGACGGTCAACCGGACATCTTTCCCGTCAACTTCGTAGTCCAGCACAAGACGGTGTTGTTTCGCACGGCTGAGGGCACCAAATTGGTCAGCTCGGCCATCAACAACAACGTGCTGTTCGAAGTCGACGACCACAGCGCCGTCGAGGGCTGGAGCGTCATCGTCAAGGGGATTGCGAGGTCGATGCGTACCGATGCCGAGATCGACGAGGCCGAGCGGGCCCAACTGCTCCCGTGGACGGCCACGGTCAAGCAGCACTACGTGCGCATCCGCCCGTTGAGCATCAGCGGTCGGCGCTTCACCTTCGGGTCCGAGCCGGACCGCGAATTCACGATCGCGTGA
- a CDS encoding 1-acyl-sn-glycerol-3-phosphate acyltransferase, with product MADEPSVVAKWDRGLTRRVVDLHRPIVKSYFRSQVLGLENVPPGPALMVANHSGGLITVDMSVLAVDYYKTFGYERPLYALAHDNMFRGPVAGFLERTGVIRATPEHAAEALAAGGLVLVFPGGDYDVYRPTRRENVIDFGGRTGYVTTAIEAGVPIVPAVSIGGQENQFYLTRGRWLARALRLTALERNLFRTNILPVTIGFPFGVSVVLPINMPLPTKIVTQVLPAIDIAAEFGDDPDVRRVDAHVRAVMQHALVALARKRRLPVIG from the coding sequence ATGGCCGACGAACCTTCGGTAGTGGCGAAGTGGGATCGGGGTCTCACACGACGTGTTGTGGACCTGCACCGCCCGATTGTGAAGAGCTACTTCCGTTCTCAGGTACTCGGATTGGAGAACGTGCCGCCTGGGCCGGCGCTGATGGTGGCGAACCACTCGGGCGGGCTGATCACCGTCGACATGTCGGTACTGGCCGTCGACTACTACAAGACCTTCGGATACGAGCGGCCGCTCTACGCGCTGGCCCACGACAATATGTTTCGCGGACCGGTGGCCGGGTTTCTCGAGCGCACCGGTGTCATCCGAGCCACCCCCGAGCACGCCGCCGAGGCCCTCGCGGCCGGTGGCCTGGTGCTCGTCTTCCCCGGTGGGGATTACGACGTCTACCGGCCCACCCGGCGGGAGAACGTCATTGATTTCGGCGGGCGGACCGGGTACGTGACGACGGCGATCGAGGCCGGCGTGCCCATCGTTCCCGCGGTATCGATCGGCGGCCAGGAGAACCAGTTCTACCTGACCAGGGGGCGGTGGTTGGCGCGCGCGTTGCGGCTGACGGCGCTCGAGCGCAATCTCTTTCGGACCAACATCCTTCCGGTAACCATCGGATTCCCGTTCGGCGTCAGCGTGGTGTTGCCGATCAATATGCCGCTGCCTACGAAGATCGTCACGCAAGTGTTGCCGGCGATCGATATCGCCGCAGAGTTCGGCGATGACCCCGATGTGCGAAGGGTCGACGCCCACGTGCGCGCGGTGATGCAGCACGCCTTGGTCGCATTGGCGCGCAAGCGTCGGCTGCCCGTCATCGGGTGA
- a CDS encoding wax ester/triacylglycerol synthase domain-containing protein yields the protein MTEFMRSSDAFTWAMESDPRLRSTVVTVIMLDRSPDWNKVRDRFDIISRMVPMVRQRVVPSPPPAPPRWEHAPDFDLDFHMRRVTAPSPGTIDTVLEMARVAAMEDFDRARPLWEATLIDGLENDGAAMLLKFHHALTDGVGGIQIGMILFDLSEVPDKHSSVAALPEEPPPPWLRGYRDTARYGAGLVTDVVTGALRTAPKLIADGILNPVKTASSAAELAASVYRTMRPVSRTGSSLMNKRSLVRRLGVLEVPFEQLRAAAHQGGGALNDAFVAGVAGGLRLYHEKHGVTVGDLHLTMPMSLREEGDDMGGNRITIMRFDVPVGTADPEERIRQIHDRTAKVRHEKSLPYTQWIAGALNMMPRWYIGSILRNVDFLCSDVPGIPVPVFLGGAKVLTQYAFGPTIGAAVNVTLLTYVDVCTLGIDVDTGAIPDHDVFMDSLVAGFDEVLALGLGHA from the coding sequence ATGACCGAATTCATGCGAAGCAGTGATGCTTTCACCTGGGCGATGGAAAGCGATCCTCGGTTGCGATCCACGGTGGTCACGGTGATCATGCTCGACCGATCGCCGGACTGGAACAAAGTGCGCGATCGCTTCGACATCATTTCGCGCATGGTGCCGATGGTGCGCCAGCGTGTCGTTCCATCGCCGCCACCCGCACCGCCGAGGTGGGAGCACGCCCCCGACTTCGACCTCGACTTCCACATGCGCCGAGTGACGGCACCCTCGCCCGGCACCATCGACACGGTGCTGGAGATGGCGCGGGTCGCGGCCATGGAGGACTTCGACCGAGCCCGCCCCCTGTGGGAGGCCACGCTGATCGACGGACTCGAAAACGACGGCGCGGCAATGCTGCTCAAGTTCCATCATGCGCTGACCGACGGAGTCGGAGGCATCCAGATCGGGATGATCCTCTTCGATCTGTCCGAGGTGCCCGACAAACACAGTTCGGTGGCGGCACTGCCCGAGGAGCCCCCGCCGCCGTGGCTACGCGGCTACCGCGACACCGCGCGATACGGCGCCGGCTTGGTGACGGACGTGGTGACGGGGGCTCTGAGGACGGCTCCGAAGCTGATTGCCGACGGCATTCTGAACCCGGTGAAAACCGCTTCGTCGGCAGCCGAGTTGGCCGCCTCGGTCTACCGCACCATGCGCCCGGTCAGCCGGACCGGCTCGTCGCTTATGAACAAGCGCAGCCTGGTCCGCAGGCTCGGCGTGCTCGAAGTCCCGTTCGAACAGCTGAGGGCCGCCGCGCACCAGGGCGGCGGTGCGTTGAACGACGCGTTCGTCGCCGGCGTCGCCGGTGGGCTGCGCCTCTACCACGAAAAGCACGGCGTCACGGTCGGCGACCTTCACCTGACGATGCCGATGAGCCTGCGCGAAGAGGGCGACGACATGGGCGGCAACCGCATCACCATCATGCGGTTCGACGTGCCGGTCGGCACCGCCGACCCCGAGGAGCGAATCCGCCAGATCCACGACAGGACCGCCAAGGTGCGGCACGAGAAGTCGCTGCCTTACACGCAGTGGATCGCCGGTGCTCTGAACATGATGCCGCGCTGGTACATCGGCTCGATCCTGCGCAATGTCGACTTCCTGTGCAGCGACGTGCCGGGGATACCGGTGCCCGTGTTCCTCGGTGGCGCCAAGGTGTTGACGCAGTACGCATTCGGCCCGACGATCGGCGCGGCGGTCAACGTCACGTTGCTGACGTACGTGGACGTGTGCACGCTCGGCATCGACGTAGATACCGGCGCGATTCCCGACCACGACGTATTCATGGACAGCCTCGTCGCCGGGTTCGACGAGGTGTTGGCGCTTGGCTTGGGCCATGCCTAG